The genomic segment CCGCATCCGGATGTCCTGCTCGCGGGGCGGCTCGGGCGGCGGCCCGGCGTCCTCGAACTTCTTGAAGCGGGTCTGCATGGCGTGGTAGCGATTCGCCATGTCGGGGCTGATGGCCGCCTGCTGCCGCAGCCGCAGGGTGAGGGCGCGCAGCCGGGCGTGCTCCTCCTGCCAGCGGCGCAGCAGCTCCTCGAAGCGGGCGAACCGGTCCTTGCGGGCCTGGTGGTAGGTGTCGAAGCCGCCGCCGTGCACCCAGACGTCGCTGCCGCTCGCGCCGGGCTCGACGCTGACGATCTTCTCGGCGGCCCGGGAGAGCAGTTCGCGGTCGTGGGAGACGAAGAGGACCGTCTTGCGGGTCTCCTTGAGCTTCTCCTCCAGCCAGCGCTTGCCGGGCACGTCGAGGTAGTTGTCCGGCTCGTCGAGGAGCAGCACCTCGTCGGGGCCGCGCAGCAGCGCTTCGAGGACCAGGCGCTTCTGCTCGCCGCCGCTGAGGGTGCGCGCCTCGCGGTACTGCGCCTTCTCGTACGGGACGCCGAGCGCGGCCATGGTGCACATGTCCCAGAGGGTCTCCGCCTCGTAGCCGCGCACCTCCGCCCAGTCGCTGAGGGCCTGCGCGTACTTCATCTGCGCGGCCTCGTCGTCGACGGTGAGGATCAGTTCCTCGGCGGCGTCCACCGCCTGCGCGGCGACCTTGATCTGCGGCTGTGCCACGGAGACCAGCAGGTCGCGGACGGTCTGCCCGTCGCGTACGGAGCCGACGAACTGGCCCATCACGCCGAGCCCGCCGCTCACCGAGACCGTGCCGCCGTGCGGCTGGAGCTCGCCGGAGAGCAGGCGCAGCAGTGTCGTCTTGCCCGCGCCGTTGGCGCCGACGAGGGCCACCACGGCACCGTCGGCGACCCGGAAGGAAGCGTCGCCGAGCAGCACCCGCCCGTCCGGTAGGTAGTACTCCAGGTGGCCCGCTTCGAGATGTCCCATACCCGCATTGTCGGGTGTGCGGGCGCTGTGACCCAACTGGATTCCGGGAGAGGCCCGCGACCCGGGCCGCTCACTGTCCGAGAACCTCTAGGATGCGCCCCATGAGCTTTGGGCATGGGGGGCCCTCCTGGGGGCCCGGGGGCAGTCAGACTCCGGACTGGGCGGCGCTGGCCGAGGAGTCCGCGGCGAAGAGCCGGCGCCGGAAGTGGTTGCTGATCGGGGGCGGTGTGCTGGCGACGGCGGCCGTCGCGGCGATCGTGGCGACGGCGGTGGTGTCGGCCGGCAAGGGCGATCCGGAGGCCGGTCCGAGCGCGAGCGCGCTGCCCGGTCCGGCCGATCTGCCGCCGGAGTCCGCGGAGCCGGCTCCGTCCTTCTCCTCGGTGGCCCCGGCGCCCCCGCCGGACCCGATGGACTTCATCACGGACGAGAAGAAGGACAAGCAGCCGATCACGGTGGACGGCTTCTTCCCGGGCAAGAAGCTCACCTCCGGCGACCGCGTCCACCTCAAGGGCCCGACGGCCCGCACCACGAAGTGCGCCGCGGGTTCCCAGGGCGCGCTGGGCGCGGTCCTCACCAGGAACGGCTGCGACCAGCTGATCCGCGCCACGTACACGCGGGACGGCGTCGCGGTCACGGTCGGTGTCGCGGTGTTCGGTACGGAGGCGCAGGCGAAGAAGGCCGTCGAGGAGTCCTCGGACGGGATCGCCTCGCTCAGCGGCGCCGGTGTGCCGGCCTTCTGCCGGGCCGGGGTGGTCTGCCGCCGTACGGCCAACTCCTACGGCCGGTACGCGTACTTCTCGGTGGGCGGCTTCACGAACGGAACGAACGTCACCAAGGACGACAAGGCCGTGTTCTCGGCGGGCGACGACCTGACCAACTTCACGTTCCACCAGATACGGCACCGGGGCGAGGTCCAGGCGTCGGCGGCGGCCTCCGCATCCGCGGCACCCGCCGTCTGATCCGCCCGGACCGTCGGCCCGGCGGTCCCCCGGCTCCCGCCCCACGCGGTTGAGCCGTACCACGGACACCTCGAAGTCCCGCCTGTATAGGGTTCGGTTCATCCGCCCGGGACCCGGGGCGGCGACGAATCTGGAGTGGGCTGTGGCAGTCAAGGTGACGGTGGTTGTCCCGACGTACAACTCGGGGAGCCACATCGAGCCGCTGGTCCGTTCGATGCTGGACCAGACGCTGTCGGCCGACGAGTTCGAGGTGCTGTTCGTCGACGACGGCTCCACCGACGACACCCCGGCCCGGCTGGCGGAACTCGCCGCCGAGCACACCCATTTCCGTACCACCTCCATCCCCAACTCGGGCTGGCCGGGCAAGCCGCGGAACATCGGGGTCGAGCAGGCGCGCGGTGAGTACGTCCAGTTCGTGGACCACGACGACCTGATGGCCCCCGAGGCGCTGGAGCGCCTGCACGCGATGGCGGTCCGCAACGGCTCGGACATCGTCATCGGCAAGGTGGCCAGCAACTTCACCAGCCGGGGCGTGCCCTACGGCCTGATGAGCACGACCCGCGAGAAGTGCACCGTGCGCACGGCCTCGCTGATCGACAGCCTCACCCCGCACAAGATGTTCCGCACCGCGTTCCTGCGCGAGCACGGCATCGTGCACCCCGAGGGCCCGTGGATCCTGGAGGACCAGCTCTTCCTGGTCCGTTCGTACCTCAAGGCCGAGGTGGTCTCGGTGCTGGGCGACTACGTCTGCTACACGTACTGGGCGCGCGACGACGCGGCGAACGCCGGCACCCGGGCGATGGACCCGCGCCGGTACTACGCCAACCTCCGCGAGATCATGGCCACGGTGGCCGACGGCACCGAGCCCGGCCCGGACCGCGACCGGCTGCTGCGGCGCTTCTACCGGGGCGAGATGCTCGGCCGGCTGGGCGTTCCGGCGCGCGGCGCGGTGATCGACCCGCACTTCGACGCCGACCCCTTCGAGGCGGTACGGGAGCTGGCCGACACCTTCGTCACCGACGGGATGCACGCCTCGCTCGCCGCGAACCAGCGGGTCCGCTCGGACCTGCTGAGGGCGAACAGGTCCGACGAGCTGACCGAGTACACCCGCCGGCAGACCGATCTGACCGCGCTCACCACGGTCGGGGAGGCGCGCTGGGACCGCGACCGGCTGAAGGTCTCCTTCACCGCCCGCTTCGCCGAGCGGGAGGACGGCCCTGGGCTGTTGCTGGCCCGCCGGGGCGACCGGTACGTCCTCGCTCCGGCGCTCACCGCCGGGATCCTCGACGAGCCGGTCGACGTGACCGACGAGCTGAAGTCGTTCCGGGTCGACGTCCTGCTCCGGCACGCCGACACCGCTCACCTGTGGCCCACCCTCGCCACCGTCCAGCTCACCCTGGAGGAGGAGACGGACGCGGACGGCACCGTGCTGGTACGGCCCGTGCTGAACGGCACCGCCTCCCTCGACCCGGTGCGCGGCGCGGGCGGCAGTCCGCTCGCCCCCGGCACCTGGGACGTGCGGATCCGGGTGATGGGCGCCGGGTTCGACCGCACGGTGCCGCTCGGCAACGCCGGTGCCGAGGC from the Streptomyces sp. NBC_01335 genome contains:
- a CDS encoding ABC-F family ATP-binding cassette domain-containing protein, which codes for MGHLEAGHLEYYLPDGRVLLGDASFRVADGAVVALVGANGAGKTTLLRLLSGELQPHGGTVSVSGGLGVMGQFVGSVRDGQTVRDLLVSVAQPQIKVAAQAVDAAEELILTVDDEAAQMKYAQALSDWAEVRGYEAETLWDMCTMAALGVPYEKAQYREARTLSGGEQKRLVLEALLRGPDEVLLLDEPDNYLDVPGKRWLEEKLKETRKTVLFVSHDRELLSRAAEKIVSVEPGASGSDVWVHGGGFDTYHQARKDRFARFEELLRRWQEEHARLRALTLRLRQQAAISPDMANRYHAMQTRFKKFEDAGPPPEPPREQDIRMRLRGGRTGVRAVTCTGLELTGLMKPFDLEVYYGERVAVLGSNGSGKSHFLRLLAGEPVAHTGEFKLGARVVAGHFAQTHAHPELLGKTLVEILWSEQAKDRGAAMGVLRRYELERQGDQPFEKLSGGQQARFQILLLELSGTTALLLDEPTDNLDLESAEALQDGLEAYDGTVMAVTHDRWFAKSFDRYLVFGSDGVVRETTEPVWDERRVERAR